One region of Enterobacter ludwigii genomic DNA includes:
- the argO gene encoding arginine exporter ArgO, translating to MLSYYFQGLALGAAMILPLGPQNAFVMNQGIRRQYHLMIALLCAVSDLLLICAGIFGGSALLMQSPWLLALVTWGGVAFLLWYGFGALKTAMSSNLELASAEVMKQGRWKIIVTMLAVTWLNPHVYLDTFVVLGSLGGQLDVEPKRWFALGTVSASFLWFFGLAILAAWLAPRLRTAKAQRIINTLVGLVMWFIAFQLAKEGIHHVQELFN from the coding sequence ATGTTATCCTATTACTTTCAAGGGCTTGCCTTAGGTGCGGCCATGATCCTTCCGCTTGGCCCGCAAAATGCGTTCGTGATGAACCAGGGCATTCGCCGCCAGTATCATCTGATGATTGCTCTCCTGTGCGCGGTAAGCGATTTGCTGCTGATCTGCGCCGGGATTTTTGGCGGTAGTGCATTGCTGATGCAGTCGCCGTGGCTTCTTGCATTGGTTACCTGGGGCGGCGTGGCGTTCCTGCTGTGGTACGGTTTTGGCGCACTGAAAACGGCCATGAGCAGCAACCTTGAACTCGCAAGCGCTGAAGTCATGAAGCAGGGGCGCTGGAAGATCATCGTCACCATGCTGGCGGTTACCTGGCTTAACCCGCACGTTTATCTCGATACTTTTGTGGTGCTGGGGAGCCTGGGCGGACAGCTGGATGTTGAGCCGAAGCGCTGGTTTGCGCTTGGCACGGTCAGCGCCTCTTTCCTCTGGTTCTTCGGTCTCGCCATACTTGCGGCATGGCTGGCCCCTCGTCTTCGCACTGCTAAAGCGCAGCGGATCATCAACACGCTGGTGGGTCTCGTGATGTGGTTTATCGCCTTCCAGTTGGCAAAAGAGGGCATTCACCATGTCCAGGAATTGTTCAACTAA
- the fbaA gene encoding class II fructose-bisphosphate aldolase: MSKIFDFVKPGVITGDDVQKVFQVAKENNFALPAVNCVGTDSINAVLEAAAKVKAPVIVQFSNGGAAFIAGKGVKTDVPQGAAILGAISGAHHVHQMAEHYGVPVILHTDHCAKKLLPWIDGLLDAGEKHFAATGKPLFSSHMIDLSEESLHENIEICSKYLARMAKMDMTLEIELGCTGGEEDGVDNSHMDASALYTQPEDVDYAYTELSKISPRFTIAASFGNVHGVYKPGNVVLTPTILRDSQEYVSKKHNLPHNSLNFVFHGGSGSSAQEIKDSVSYGVVKMNIDTDTQWATWDGILQYYKTNEAYLQGQLGNPKGEDQPNKKYYDPRVWLRAAQTSMVTRLEQAFKELNAVDVL; this comes from the coding sequence ATGTCTAAAATTTTTGATTTCGTAAAACCTGGCGTTATCACTGGTGATGACGTACAGAAAGTGTTCCAGGTAGCTAAAGAAAACAACTTCGCTCTGCCAGCAGTTAACTGCGTAGGTACCGACTCCATCAACGCCGTACTGGAAGCCGCTGCAAAAGTTAAAGCACCGGTTATCGTTCAGTTCTCTAACGGCGGTGCTGCGTTCATCGCTGGTAAAGGCGTGAAAACTGACGTTCCTCAGGGTGCTGCAATCCTGGGTGCTATCTCTGGTGCGCACCACGTACACCAGATGGCTGAACACTACGGTGTTCCAGTTATCCTGCACACTGACCACTGCGCGAAGAAACTGCTGCCGTGGATCGACGGTCTGCTGGACGCGGGTGAAAAACACTTCGCTGCTACCGGTAAGCCACTGTTCTCTTCTCATATGATCGACCTGTCTGAAGAGTCACTGCACGAAAACATCGAAATTTGCTCCAAATACCTGGCGCGCATGGCCAAAATGGACATGACCCTGGAAATCGAACTGGGTTGCACCGGTGGTGAAGAAGACGGCGTGGACAACAGCCACATGGACGCTTCTGCACTGTACACCCAGCCAGAAGACGTTGATTACGCTTACACCGAGCTGAGCAAAATCAGCCCACGCTTCACCATTGCAGCGTCCTTCGGTAACGTGCACGGCGTTTACAAACCAGGTAACGTGGTTCTGACCCCAACTATCCTGCGTGATTCTCAGGAATATGTGTCTAAGAAACACAACCTGCCGCACAACAGCCTGAACTTCGTCTTCCACGGCGGTTCCGGTTCTTCTGCTCAGGAAATCAAAGATTCCGTAAGCTACGGTGTAGTGAAAATGAACATTGATACCGATACCCAGTGGGCTACCTGGGACGGTATTCTGCAGTACTACAAAACTAACGAAGCTTACCTGCAGGGCCAGCTGGGCAACCCGAAAGGCGAAGACCAGCCGAACAAGAAATACTACGATCCACGCGTATGGCTGCGCGCAGCGCAGACTTCCATGGTGACCCGTCTGGAGCAGGCTTTCAAAGAACTGAACGCGGTTGACGTTCTGTAA
- a CDS encoding oxidative stress defense protein, with translation MKFKVMALAALVSLGAVSVQASELPDGPHIVTSGTASVDAVPDVATLAIEVNVAAKDAASAKKQADDRVAQYLSFLEQNGVGKKDINSANLRTQPDYDYQNGKSILKGYRAVRTVEVTVRQLDKLNALLDGALKAGLNEIRSVSLGVAQPEKYKDEARKAAIDDAMHQAQQLAAGFNSKLGPVYSVRYHVSNYQPSPMVRMMKADAAPVSAQETYEQPTIQFDDQVDVVFQLEPTQKPAQ, from the coding sequence GTGAAGTTTAAAGTGATGGCCCTGGCGGCATTAGTGAGTTTAGGTGCGGTGTCGGTGCAGGCAAGTGAACTGCCAGATGGCCCGCACATCGTCACTTCAGGCACCGCAAGTGTGGATGCGGTACCGGATGTTGCAACCCTGGCGATTGAAGTCAATGTGGCTGCGAAAGATGCGGCATCTGCCAAGAAGCAGGCTGACGATCGTGTTGCGCAATATCTCTCTTTTCTTGAGCAGAACGGTGTAGGTAAAAAAGATATCAACTCCGCTAACCTGCGTACTCAACCCGATTACGACTACCAGAACGGCAAAAGCATTCTGAAAGGCTACCGTGCTGTGCGTACTGTCGAAGTGACGGTGCGTCAACTGGACAAGCTGAATGCATTATTGGATGGCGCGCTGAAGGCGGGGCTGAACGAAATTCGCTCTGTGTCGCTGGGCGTTGCGCAACCGGAGAAATACAAAGACGAAGCGCGTAAAGCGGCGATTGATGATGCGATGCATCAGGCGCAACAGCTGGCCGCTGGCTTTAACAGCAAGCTCGGCCCGGTTTACAGCGTGCGTTACCACGTCTCTAACTATCAGCCAAGCCCGATGGTGCGGATGATGAAAGCCGATGCGGCGCCAGTATCTGCTCAGGAAACTTACGAGCAGCCGACTATTCAGTTCGACGATCAGGTTGATGTGGTGTTCCAGCTGGAACCGACTCAAAAGCCAGCTCAGTAA
- a CDS encoding carbamate kinase, with translation MKKKIVIALGGNALLQRGDVLSAENQQRSIKVFAKMVAALAGDYQLVIVHGNGPQVGLLALQNAAYTESPAWPLDLLVAESQGMIGSAIAQELTHFVRNVPVTTLMTRVEVDVHDPAFSLPGKYIGPVYQPEQQAALESRYGWIMKADGNYIRRVVPSPLPLKIVDDKAISTLMDAGHLVICCGGGGIPVIAQGEGYEGTEAVIDKDLTAAVLAQSIHADHLLILTDADAVYENWGTPQARPLRHVTLQELAPFAAPDGAMGPKAAAVIQFVQQTGNTAFIGALNDAPQILAGKKGTCITG, from the coding sequence ATGAAAAAGAAAATTGTTATTGCTCTTGGGGGCAATGCGTTATTACAGCGTGGGGACGTCCTGAGCGCAGAAAATCAGCAGCGCAGCATTAAGGTCTTTGCCAAAATGGTCGCCGCGCTGGCGGGTGATTACCAGCTGGTGATCGTTCACGGCAACGGGCCGCAGGTCGGCCTGCTGGCACTGCAGAATGCGGCCTATACCGAATCGCCCGCCTGGCCGCTGGACCTGCTGGTAGCTGAAAGCCAGGGGATGATTGGTTCCGCCATCGCGCAGGAACTGACGCATTTTGTGCGAAACGTGCCGGTCACAACGCTCATGACCCGCGTAGAGGTAGATGTACACGATCCCGCATTTTCCCTGCCGGGAAAATACATTGGCCCGGTATATCAACCCGAGCAGCAGGCAGCGCTTGAGTCGCGTTACGGCTGGATTATGAAAGCAGACGGTAATTATATCCGTCGCGTGGTCCCCTCTCCGCTTCCGCTAAAAATCGTTGATGATAAGGCAATCTCGACGCTGATGGACGCCGGGCATTTAGTGATTTGCTGTGGGGGCGGAGGGATCCCGGTGATCGCTCAGGGAGAAGGCTATGAGGGGACGGAAGCGGTCATCGATAAAGACCTGACCGCAGCGGTGCTGGCGCAGTCTATTCATGCCGATCATTTATTGATCCTGACCGATGCCGATGCGGTCTACGAAAACTGGGGAACGCCGCAGGCTCGCCCGCTTCGGCATGTCACGTTGCAGGAGCTAGCACCTTTTGCCGCTCCGGACGGCGCGATGGGGCCGAAGGCAGCAGCAGTGATACAGTTCGTGCAGCAAACGGGAAACACAGCGTTTATCGGCGCGCTCAACGATGCACCGCAAATACTGGCGGGCAAAAAAGGAACCTGCATTACAGGCTAA
- the allS gene encoding HTH-type transcriptional activator AllS produces the protein MLDQETVRTFIRVAETGSFSRAAASLHKTPAAISYRIKTLEEQTGTQLFLRTTRSVSLTPAGTHLLENCRQWLSWLDAMPDELQQINAGVERQINIVVNNLLYQPRSAARLLTWLHQRFPFTRFQLSRQVYMGVWDTLLYDDFHLAIGVTGSESLSNTISLLPLGEIRWRFVVASDHPLASHPADRLTDDMLRKYPAINIDDTSRNLTRRVAWLLGGQKEIKVPDMSTKIVCHVSGLGVGFLPERQCQPYIESGQLVARDVVNPRQKSPLSVAWKSVGSGKVIDEIVTLFRNKDLLVAEFTNEIDRQLN, from the coding sequence ATGCTCGATCAGGAAACAGTGCGGACATTTATACGGGTCGCGGAGACCGGGAGTTTTTCGCGAGCAGCCGCTTCACTCCATAAAACGCCCGCAGCGATCAGCTACCGGATTAAAACGCTTGAGGAGCAGACCGGCACGCAGCTCTTTTTACGCACCACCCGTTCAGTGAGCTTAACCCCTGCGGGCACGCATCTGCTCGAAAACTGTCGGCAGTGGCTGAGCTGGCTGGATGCCATGCCGGATGAACTGCAGCAAATTAATGCGGGTGTCGAAAGACAGATCAATATTGTTGTTAACAATCTGCTCTACCAGCCGCGCTCTGCAGCCAGGCTGTTAACCTGGCTGCATCAACGTTTTCCCTTCACGCGTTTCCAGCTTTCCCGACAGGTGTATATGGGGGTGTGGGATACGTTGCTCTATGATGATTTTCATCTCGCCATCGGGGTGACGGGCTCGGAATCCCTGTCAAATACCATTTCTCTTCTTCCACTGGGTGAGATTCGCTGGCGCTTCGTTGTTGCAAGCGATCACCCGCTTGCTTCACATCCAGCGGATCGCTTAACAGACGATATGCTGCGCAAGTATCCGGCAATCAATATTGATGATACCTCGCGTAATCTGACGCGTCGGGTGGCGTGGCTGCTCGGCGGGCAAAAAGAAATTAAGGTGCCTGATATGAGCACAAAAATTGTCTGTCATGTTAGCGGGCTGGGGGTAGGTTTTCTGCCAGAGCGTCAGTGTCAGCCCTATATTGAGTCCGGGCAACTGGTGGCACGAGATGTGGTAAACCCACGCCAAAAATCTCCGCTTTCGGTGGCGTGGAAGTCCGTCGGTAGCGGAAAAGTGATTGATGAGATTGTGACGTTATTTCGCAATAAAGATCTGCTGGTAGCGGAATTTACCAACGAGATTGACCGTCAGCTTAACTAA
- a CDS encoding DUF2877 domain-containing protein — protein sequence MILESMAYGGVERLSDGEWHLHSRFTQAINYVHADGTLMSFIRYGKGVAPAGVLLSTRNFAKVYDAKRWTKRGKTLLGYDASILLRRRLNLAPQRGTMPVPDLRDYPEQTGLCGPLCQLDAGAIAFRLLLDGLAQWKNGNPPSWTGLIGMGPGLTPGGDDMLTGALAVLHASHFFPQLQACPFLPSADQLMTLTTSVSCSYLNSARYGEFSTPVLHLLRCLQAGRDPHRAIRRLVLMGHTSGADIVAGMVITLRWLQIQKERREHARSGNSADIYTGRGDREFFASSRFTP from the coding sequence ATGATCCTGGAGTCTATGGCCTATGGTGGCGTTGAGCGTCTGAGTGACGGAGAGTGGCATCTGCACAGCCGCTTCACTCAAGCGATCAACTACGTTCATGCTGATGGCACGCTGATGTCTTTTATCCGTTACGGCAAAGGGGTTGCGCCTGCCGGTGTATTACTCTCAACGCGGAATTTTGCGAAAGTGTACGATGCCAAACGGTGGACCAAACGGGGTAAAACTCTGCTGGGGTATGACGCCTCTATCTTGTTAAGACGTCGGCTCAACCTGGCCCCTCAACGCGGTACGATGCCCGTGCCGGATTTGCGAGACTACCCCGAACAAACGGGGCTGTGTGGCCCGCTCTGCCAACTGGACGCGGGTGCCATTGCCTTCAGGTTATTGCTGGATGGCCTCGCCCAGTGGAAGAACGGTAATCCCCCTTCCTGGACAGGATTAATTGGCATGGGGCCCGGCCTAACGCCCGGTGGTGACGACATGCTGACAGGCGCGCTGGCAGTGTTACATGCTTCACACTTTTTTCCGCAACTCCAGGCTTGCCCATTTTTACCCTCGGCCGATCAACTCATGACGCTCACAACTTCGGTAAGCTGCAGTTACCTCAACAGCGCCCGCTACGGCGAATTTTCTACTCCGGTTCTTCATCTGCTGCGCTGCCTGCAGGCCGGACGCGATCCGCACAGAGCCATTCGGCGGCTGGTGCTGATGGGGCATACGTCGGGCGCTGATATCGTTGCCGGCATGGTGATTACGTTGCGATGGTTACAGATCCAGAAGGAAAGGCGAGAACATGCTCGATCAGGAAACAGTGCGGACATTTATACGGGTCGCGGAGACCGGGAGTTTTTCGCGAGCAGCCGCTTCACTCCATAA
- a CDS encoding small-conductance mechanosensitive channel MscS produces MDDLGVVDGINNAGTWLVRNQALLLSYAVNIVAAIAIIIVGMIVARIVSNAVNRVMLARHIDATVADFLSALVRYGIIAFTLIAALGRVGVQTASVIAVLGAAGLAIGLALQGSLSNLAAGVLLVTFRPFRSGEYVDLGGIAGTVLQVQIFSTTLRTVDGRIVVVPNGKIIAGNIINFSREPVRRNELIISVAYDSDIDQVKSLISNIIASDDRILKDKEQTVRLNELGASSINFVVRIWSKSSDLQNVYWDVLERIKREFDANGISFPYPQMDVNVKKVKEAE; encoded by the coding sequence ATGGACGATCTCGGTGTAGTAGATGGTATTAACAATGCGGGAACCTGGCTGGTGCGCAACCAGGCATTGCTGCTGAGTTATGCGGTTAATATTGTAGCAGCCATTGCGATCATCATCGTCGGGATGATCGTGGCGCGTATCGTATCGAACGCGGTTAACCGCGTAATGCTGGCCCGTCACATTGACGCCACGGTGGCTGACTTCCTCTCCGCACTGGTGCGCTACGGCATTATCGCCTTTACGCTGATTGCGGCGCTGGGACGCGTCGGCGTACAGACCGCATCGGTAATCGCCGTGCTTGGTGCAGCAGGTCTGGCTATTGGCCTTGCATTGCAGGGCTCGCTCTCGAATCTGGCCGCCGGCGTACTGCTGGTCACCTTCCGCCCATTCCGTTCTGGTGAGTACGTTGACCTTGGTGGGATTGCCGGAACGGTACTTCAGGTACAGATTTTCTCTACCACCCTGCGTACCGTTGATGGTCGTATTGTTGTTGTGCCAAACGGGAAAATTATTGCAGGCAACATCATCAACTTTTCCCGCGAACCTGTGCGCCGAAATGAGCTGATCATCAGCGTGGCATATGATTCTGATATCGATCAGGTGAAGTCGCTGATTAGCAATATCATTGCTTCAGACGATCGTATTCTGAAAGACAAAGAGCAGACCGTACGCCTGAACGAACTGGGTGCTTCTTCGATTAACTTCGTGGTACGTATCTGGAGCAAAAGCAGCGATCTGCAAAACGTCTACTGGGATGTTCTGGAGCGTATCAAACGTGAGTTCGATGCTAACGGCATCAGCTTCCCGTACCCGCAGATGGACGTAAACGTCAAAAAAGTCAAAGAAGCAGAATAA
- a CDS encoding DUF1116 domain-containing protein yields the protein MYSSIAQANEAIIERIKAARPHWVAVRPAKEAVTELSSGRKLLHAGPPIAWEEMTGPMRGACIGAALFEGWAEREEDAVRLLEQGEVAFIPCHHVGAVGPMGGITSANMPVLIVRDVVHGNQSCCNLNEGIGKVMRFGAYGDDVQQRLRWMRDTLAPVLQAALSKIDNGIDLTAMMAQAITMGDEFHQRNIAASSLLLRTLSPVIAGLDRPQAEIIEVLQFLSVTDQFFLNLAMAYSKAVMDTAAQIKAGTVVTAMTRNGREFGIRVSGTGDRWFTAPVNTPQGLFFTGYSQADANPDIGDSAITETLGIGGAAMIAAPGVTRFVGAGGMGAALETSEEMAEIYLASNPLFQIPSWDFKGACLGLDVRRVVETGITPLINTGIAHREAGIGQVGAGTVRAPLPCFEKALEALAELYHVTA from the coding sequence ATGTATTCATCTATTGCACAGGCCAATGAAGCCATCATTGAACGAATCAAAGCTGCGCGTCCACACTGGGTTGCTGTCCGTCCGGCCAAAGAGGCTGTAACTGAACTTTCTTCCGGGCGTAAGCTATTGCATGCGGGTCCACCGATTGCCTGGGAGGAGATGACCGGTCCAATGCGCGGGGCGTGCATTGGGGCAGCGCTTTTTGAAGGCTGGGCCGAGCGTGAAGAGGATGCGGTGCGCCTGCTGGAGCAGGGAGAAGTGGCGTTTATCCCGTGCCACCATGTTGGCGCCGTGGGGCCAATGGGCGGGATCACCTCGGCGAATATGCCTGTGCTGATTGTGCGTGATGTGGTTCATGGTAACCAGTCTTGCTGCAACCTGAACGAAGGTATCGGCAAGGTGATGCGTTTTGGCGCGTACGGTGATGATGTACAGCAGCGGCTGCGCTGGATGCGAGATACGCTTGCCCCGGTTCTTCAGGCAGCGCTGAGCAAAATTGACAATGGAATCGACCTGACAGCGATGATGGCGCAGGCCATTACCATGGGCGACGAGTTCCACCAGCGCAACATCGCCGCGTCTTCTTTATTACTCCGCACGCTCTCTCCGGTAATTGCAGGGCTGGACCGCCCGCAGGCTGAAATCATCGAGGTGCTGCAGTTCCTGAGCGTAACTGACCAGTTCTTCCTCAACCTGGCGATGGCTTACAGCAAAGCGGTGATGGATACGGCCGCGCAAATCAAAGCCGGTACCGTAGTCACGGCTATGACGCGCAACGGTCGCGAGTTTGGTATCCGAGTCAGCGGTACAGGTGACCGTTGGTTCACTGCACCCGTGAATACGCCGCAGGGTCTGTTCTTTACCGGTTATAGCCAGGCGGATGCGAACCCGGATATCGGCGACAGCGCAATCACCGAAACGCTGGGGATTGGCGGTGCGGCGATGATTGCGGCACCTGGCGTCACGCGTTTTGTCGGGGCGGGCGGCATGGGTGCCGCGCTGGAAACGTCGGAAGAGATGGCTGAAATCTATCTCGCCAGTAACCCGCTCTTCCAGATCCCCTCCTGGGACTTCAAGGGAGCATGTCTGGGGTTAGATGTCCGTAGGGTTGTTGAAACCGGGATCACGCCGCTGATTAACACCGGTATCGCTCACCGCGAGGCGGGGATCGGACAGGTGGGTGCCGGAACGGTGCGCGCACCGCTGCCGTGCTTTGAAAAAGCCCTTGAGGCTCTCGCTGAGCTGTATCACGTTACCGCGTAA
- a CDS encoding acyl-CoA synthetase FdrA, translating into MIYAFVKKGSFQDSVSLMIISRKLSEHPEVDQVSVMMGTPANKSMLDSTGFWHDDFSQSTPNDICVAVRTESEQPEILDVIREQLEKELNAIATASGSSHQLVKARRWESACQKLPDANLLLVSVAGEYAASVAKEGLLADKNVMLFSDNVPVAQEVELKTLARERGLIVMGPDCGTAMIAGSPLAFANVLPEGGVGVIGASGTGIQEITSQIALHQQGISHAIGLGGRDLSADVGGLSALTALEMLAGDEVTKVIAFVSKPPSPQVRTRVITAMQSVGKQVVALFLGSKPEQRRDGNVWLAHSLSDAARLAVLLMRVAKQRQSQPEVVGKGICGLYAGGTLAAEAAMLLSEELGIPLSESHQDGIMLAFEEHRIVDLGDDSYTLGRPHPMIDPTTRSIEIEKLAAQPETGVLLLDVVLGYGACADPAAAVVEAIEKVRSQRAEPLAVIATLTGTEDDPQGRDGQLEKLRQAGVVVVETLEEAVLLASSLIQHQTPSASDKHCALLDGVQVINAGLRSFALDLQSSGTPVVHYQWAPVAGGNARLASLLKQLH; encoded by the coding sequence ATGATTTACGCCTTTGTTAAAAAGGGAAGTTTTCAGGATTCCGTCAGCCTGATGATTATTTCCCGCAAATTAAGCGAGCACCCGGAAGTGGATCAGGTCTCCGTCATGATGGGAACCCCAGCCAATAAATCAATGCTGGATTCAACGGGCTTCTGGCATGACGATTTTTCCCAGTCGACACCAAACGATATATGCGTCGCCGTACGCACCGAATCCGAACAGCCCGAGATCCTGGACGTTATCCGCGAGCAGTTAGAGAAAGAGCTGAACGCGATTGCCACTGCGTCGGGAAGTTCGCACCAGTTGGTGAAAGCACGGCGCTGGGAAAGCGCCTGTCAGAAACTGCCTGATGCCAATCTGCTGCTGGTCTCCGTTGCCGGAGAGTATGCAGCGTCGGTCGCCAAAGAAGGGTTACTGGCTGATAAAAACGTGATGCTGTTTTCCGATAACGTGCCGGTTGCGCAGGAAGTTGAGCTGAAAACGCTGGCTCGCGAGCGTGGACTGATTGTTATGGGGCCGGACTGCGGTACGGCGATGATTGCCGGCAGCCCGTTGGCTTTTGCCAACGTCCTGCCCGAGGGGGGAGTTGGCGTAATTGGCGCGTCCGGGACGGGTATTCAGGAAATCACCTCTCAGATTGCCCTTCACCAGCAAGGCATAAGCCATGCCATCGGTTTGGGGGGACGCGATCTGAGTGCTGACGTCGGTGGCCTTAGTGCGCTTACCGCGCTAGAGATGCTGGCAGGAGATGAGGTAACAAAGGTCATCGCATTCGTTTCTAAGCCGCCGTCACCTCAGGTGCGCACCCGGGTTATTACAGCCATGCAGAGTGTCGGTAAGCAGGTAGTCGCGCTCTTCCTCGGGAGTAAACCGGAGCAGCGTCGCGACGGCAACGTCTGGCTCGCGCACTCGCTCTCCGATGCAGCCCGGCTCGCGGTGCTGCTGATGCGCGTGGCTAAGCAGCGCCAGTCTCAGCCAGAGGTGGTGGGGAAAGGCATTTGCGGTTTGTATGCCGGCGGTACGCTGGCAGCGGAAGCGGCGATGTTGCTTTCCGAGGAGCTGGGCATTCCGCTGAGCGAAAGCCATCAGGATGGAATCATGCTGGCGTTTGAGGAGCATCGTATCGTCGATTTAGGAGATGACAGTTACACCCTTGGCAGACCGCACCCGATGATCGACCCAACTACCCGCAGCATCGAAATTGAAAAGCTGGCGGCTCAGCCTGAGACGGGCGTTTTGCTGCTGGACGTGGTGCTGGGCTATGGCGCCTGTGCCGATCCTGCGGCGGCGGTGGTTGAGGCGATTGAAAAAGTGCGCTCGCAGCGCGCTGAGCCTCTAGCAGTTATCGCCACGCTGACCGGTACCGAGGACGATCCTCAGGGGCGTGACGGGCAGTTAGAAAAGCTGCGGCAGGCCGGCGTCGTCGTTGTTGAGACGCTGGAAGAGGCCGTTTTGCTCGCCAGCAGCCTGATCCAACACCAGACCCCGAGCGCATCAGACAAGCACTGCGCACTTCTCGACGGTGTTCAGGTTATCAATGCCGGACTGCGTAGTTTTGCGCTGGATTTACAAAGCAGCGGAACGCCGGTTGTCCACTATCAGTGGGCACCTGTCGCCGGCGGCAACGCCCGTCTTGCCAGTTTACTCAAACAGTTACATTAA
- a CDS encoding MFS transporter, with amino-acid sequence MSASYDVAEATKKKGIPAWWVTIFLFWLGWIFMYADRTVLNPVMGELEKEFGLSGTQLGILNSVFYFSYALLQVPAGILGDKIGKKKVLVPGFILFGVFTAVTGWAKSWYTLLFARVVTGAGEGTYYGPQYGLSSEQIPKKYRSLGSAIINSGMAFGIALGLMTSSWLVYDQGYSWRMPFYAMAIPSVLVGVAIWLFVKEKKRTAEAEGQTVKKGKFSDLFKNRNLILTYIMVFCSLFGFFVILTWLPYYLQNERGIPGSETGFISSLVAWISIPGALLFSSLSDKLGKRKPLILFLVPVAIVSMLSIVWMPNMTGVIVALCVYGLVGKLALDPVLVALVADSVDENNYSTAFGLFNFIGMSSSILAPIIAGAVRDMTGSLASSFYVSAVLLAIGLCGMLFLKEKRA; translated from the coding sequence ATGTCTGCATCATATGACGTGGCTGAGGCCACAAAGAAAAAAGGAATACCGGCCTGGTGGGTCACAATTTTCCTGTTCTGGCTTGGCTGGATTTTTATGTACGCCGACCGTACGGTACTAAATCCTGTGATGGGCGAACTGGAAAAAGAATTCGGCCTGAGCGGTACGCAGTTAGGGATACTTAATTCAGTATTCTATTTTTCTTATGCTTTATTGCAGGTCCCTGCCGGGATCCTCGGCGATAAAATTGGTAAGAAAAAAGTACTGGTTCCTGGCTTTATTCTTTTTGGCGTTTTTACCGCGGTGACCGGTTGGGCAAAAAGCTGGTACACGCTGCTCTTTGCGCGAGTCGTGACCGGCGCAGGGGAAGGGACATATTACGGCCCTCAGTACGGATTATCCTCTGAACAAATCCCGAAAAAATACCGTTCTCTCGGTAGCGCGATAATTAACAGCGGTATGGCATTTGGTATTGCCCTCGGATTAATGACCTCCAGCTGGCTGGTCTACGACCAGGGCTACTCCTGGCGAATGCCGTTTTACGCTATGGCCATACCTTCTGTTCTGGTCGGGGTTGCAATCTGGCTGTTCGTTAAGGAAAAGAAACGCACCGCCGAAGCCGAAGGACAGACGGTTAAGAAAGGTAAGTTCAGCGATCTCTTTAAGAACCGTAACCTGATCCTGACTTACATCATGGTGTTCTGCAGCCTGTTTGGCTTCTTCGTGATCCTGACCTGGCTTCCTTATTACCTGCAAAACGAACGCGGCATTCCGGGCAGCGAAACCGGGTTTATCTCCTCGCTGGTGGCGTGGATCTCTATTCCGGGTGCGCTGCTGTTCTCCAGCCTCTCCGATAAGTTAGGCAAGCGTAAGCCATTAATTCTGTTTTTAGTACCGGTGGCGATAGTCAGCATGTTGTCCATCGTCTGGATGCCAAATATGACCGGCGTTATCGTCGCGCTTTGCGTGTACGGCCTGGTAGGCAAGCTGGCGCTGGACCCGGTACTGGTGGCGCTGGTTGCCGACAGTGTGGATGAAAACAACTACAGCACCGCATTCGGATTATTCAATTTCATTGGTATGAGCTCATCCATTCTGGCACCGATTATTGCCGGGGCCGTTCGCGATATGACGGGAAGCCTGGCTTCCAGTTTCTATGTTTCCGCGGTACTCCTGGCGATTGGTCTGTGCGGGATGCTGTTCTTAAAAGAAAAACGCGCATAA